In a single window of the Rhizobiaceae bacterium genome:
- a CDS encoding acetyl-CoA C-acetyltransferase has product MSASSIVVASAARTPVGSFNGAFANTPAHELGTVAIKGALSRAGVDPKEVDEVILGQILTAGQGQNPARQAAIKSGIPNEATAWGLNQLCGSGLRTIAIGMQQISSGDAKIIVAGGQESMSMAPHCQHLRNGVKMGDFKMIDTMIKDGLTDAFYGYHMGNTAENVARQWQLTREDQDTFAVASQNKAEAAQKAGKFKDEIVPVTVKGRKEDIVVDADEYIRHGATLDAMAKLRPAFDKEGSVTAGNASGINDGAAAVVLMSEAEAARRGITPLVRIVSWATAGVDPQIMGTGPIPASRKALEKAGWKVDDLDLIEANEAFAAQACAVNKDMGWNTDIVNVNGGAIAIGHPVGASGARIFNTLVYEMGRRGAKKGLATLCIGGGMGVAMCVESMK; this is encoded by the coding sequence ATGTCCGCATCTTCAATTGTCGTTGCGAGTGCCGCGCGCACGCCTGTCGGTTCCTTCAACGGGGCTTTCGCCAACACCCCCGCGCATGAGCTTGGCACCGTCGCGATCAAAGGCGCGCTTTCCCGCGCCGGGGTCGATCCGAAGGAAGTCGATGAGGTCATTCTCGGTCAGATCCTGACGGCGGGGCAGGGCCAGAATCCGGCCCGGCAGGCCGCGATCAAGTCCGGAATACCCAACGAGGCGACGGCCTGGGGGCTGAACCAGCTTTGCGGATCGGGCCTGCGCACCATCGCAATCGGCATGCAGCAGATTTCGTCCGGCGATGCGAAGATCATCGTGGCCGGCGGCCAGGAATCCATGTCGATGGCGCCGCACTGCCAGCACCTGCGCAACGGCGTCAAAATGGGCGACTTCAAGATGATCGACACGATGATCAAGGATGGCCTGACAGACGCCTTCTATGGCTACCATATGGGAAACACTGCCGAAAACGTCGCGCGTCAGTGGCAGCTTACGCGTGAGGACCAGGACACGTTCGCTGTTGCTTCGCAGAACAAGGCCGAGGCCGCGCAGAAGGCCGGCAAATTCAAGGACGAGATCGTGCCGGTGACCGTCAAGGGTCGCAAGGAGGACATCGTTGTCGATGCGGACGAGTATATCCGGCATGGGGCGACGCTTGACGCCATGGCGAAGCTGCGCCCGGCCTTTGACAAGGAAGGCTCGGTGACTGCAGGCAATGCGTCCGGCATCAACGATGGCGCGGCCGCCGTGGTGCTGATGAGCGAGGCGGAAGCTGCGCGGCGCGGGATCACGCCGCTCGTGCGCATCGTGTCATGGGCGACAGCCGGCGTCGATCCGCAGATCATGGGCACAGGACCGATCCCGGCTTCGCGCAAGGCGCTGGAAAAGGCAGGCTGGAAGGTGGATGACCTCGACCTCATCGAGGCGAACGAAGCCTTCGCGGCACAGGCCTGCGCCGTCAACAAGGACATGGGCTGGAACACCGACATCGTGAACGTCAATGGCGGGGCGATTGCCATTGGCCACCCCGTCGGTGCCTCCGGCGCGCGCATCTTCAATACGCTGGTCTATGAGATGGGTCGCCGTGGCGCGAAGAAGGGTCTCGCAACGCTCTGCATCGGAGGCGGCATGGGTGTTGCGATGTGCGTCGAATCCATGAAATGA
- the phbB gene encoding acetoacetyl-CoA reductase, whose translation MARTAIVTGGSRGIGAAISIALKAAGYNVAANYAGNDEAAKKFTAETGIKTYKWSVADYDACVAGVKQVEAEIGPVDILVNNAGITRDAMFHRMTPQQWKEVIDTNLSGVFNMTHPVWNGMRDRKFGRVITISSINGQKGQAGQANYSAAKAGDIGFTRALAQEGARAGITVNVIAPGYIATEMVKAIDEKVLNERIIPQIPVGRLGEPEEIARCVVFLASDDAGFITGSTVSANGGQYFT comes from the coding sequence ATGGCAAGAACAGCAATCGTGACCGGCGGCTCGCGCGGCATAGGCGCGGCGATTTCAATTGCGCTTAAGGCGGCAGGCTACAATGTTGCCGCCAACTATGCCGGCAATGACGAAGCGGCGAAGAAATTCACCGCCGAAACGGGCATCAAGACCTATAAATGGTCGGTAGCCGACTATGACGCCTGCGTGGCGGGCGTGAAGCAGGTCGAAGCCGAGATCGGGCCGGTCGACATTCTTGTCAACAATGCGGGCATCACCCGTGACGCCATGTTCCACAGGATGACCCCGCAGCAGTGGAAAGAGGTCATAGACACCAATCTTTCCGGCGTTTTCAACATGACGCATCCGGTCTGGAACGGCATGCGCGACCGCAAGTTCGGGCGGGTGATCACCATTTCCTCCATCAATGGCCAGAAGGGCCAGGCAGGGCAGGCCAACTACTCGGCGGCAAAGGCCGGCGACATCGGCTTCACCCGGGCGCTGGCGCAGGAAGGCGCGCGGGCAGGCATAACCGTCAACGTGATCGCGCCGGGCTATATCGCGACCGAAATGGTCAAGGCCATCGACGAGAAGGTGCTGAACGAGCGCATCATTCCGCAGATTCCGGTCGGCAGGCTGGGTGAGCCCGAGGAGATTGCGCGCTGCGTTGTGTTCCTCGCCTCCGACGATGCGGGCTTCATCACCGGCTCGACGGTCTCCGCCAATGGCGGCCAGTATTTCACCTGA
- a CDS encoding CarD family transcriptional regulator produces MATTTQQKKPSPARHGFKTGEFIVYPAHGVGQIVSIDEQEVAGHKLELFVIDFQKDKMRLKVPVAKAQSIGMRKLSETDYVDRALKVVQGRARIKRTMWSRRAQEYDAKINSGDLISISEVVRDLFRAETQPEQSYSERQLYEAALDRMAREIAAVNKMSDTEAVRLIEANLAKGPKRGAKADNEEAEQEEAA; encoded by the coding sequence ATGGCAACGACCACCCAGCAGAAGAAGCCCTCGCCTGCCCGCCACGGCTTCAAGACCGGCGAGTTCATTGTCTATCCGGCGCATGGCGTCGGGCAGATCGTGTCCATCGACGAGCAGGAAGTTGCGGGGCACAAGCTGGAACTGTTCGTGATCGACTTCCAGAAAGATAAGATGCGGCTCAAGGTTCCGGTCGCAAAGGCGCAGTCCATCGGCATGCGCAAACTGTCCGAAACCGATTATGTCGACCGTGCGCTCAAGGTTGTGCAGGGCCGCGCCCGCATCAAGCGCACCATGTGGTCGCGCCGCGCGCAGGAATATGATGCAAAGATCAATTCCGGCGACCTTATCTCGATCTCGGAAGTCGTGCGCGACCTGTTCCGTGCCGAAACCCAGCCCGAGCAGTCTTATTCCGAGCGCCAGCTCTATGAAGCCGCGCTCGACCGCATGGCTCGTGAGATCGCCGCCGTGAACAAGATGTCGGACACCGAAGCCGTCCGCCTTATCGAGGCCAACCTCGCCAAGGGCCCGAAGCGCGGCGCCAAGGCCGATAATGAGGAAGCCGAGCAGGAAGAAGCCGCCTGA